A stretch of DNA from Elusimicrobiota bacterium:
CACTAACCCTCACGGCAAGTGTTGTTTCCAAGGTTATCAGGTATGTAATCAGCATAAGAATTCTCATCCGTCTATTTTATCTTTCAATATTTCTTCAATTGCTTCTTTCAATGCTTTCATTGAAAACGGTTTTAGCATAAATTTTGTTATTTTATCCCTTTCATTATCTTTGAACATCTCAGACATTTGCTCGCGGCCGGTAATAACTAATACCGGCACATCCTTTGTTCTTTCATTAGCTTTTAACCGTTGAT
This window harbors:
- a CDS encoding response regulator, with the translated sequence MVEDEEDVAYVIKYSLEQAGYKVSHAADGELAWGILEALTPDLILLDVMMPKLDGYSLNQRLKANERTKDVPVLVITGREQMSEMFKDNERDKITKFMLKPFSMKALKEAIEEILKDKIDG